The window GACGGCCTGATCTTCCCGACGATCCAGGGCATCGTGGCCGCGGATCTGAAGCTCGTCGGCGAGCACGAGCTCTCGCAGGTCCTGGTCCTCGCCAACGCCACCGGCAGCCCGTCCGAGGTCGAGAAGATCCTCGTCACGCCGCACGATCACGCGGCCACCGTGCGGTACCTCGAGTCGAACCATCCACGGACGACCGTGGTCGACGTGCGCTCGCCGTTCGTCGCGCTCGAGCACGCCCGGGACAACCACGGCACCGCGGCGATCGTCCCGCGTGGCGCCCTCGGGCCCGACGCGCCCGTGCGCGTGGCGCGCGAGAACATCGGCGATCAGGGCGAGGTGCGCATGCGTTACGGCGTGATCTCGCGCCTGCCGGCGCCGCGCTCGGGCTCCGACGCGACGGCGTTGCTCTTCGGCGTGCACGACAAACCGGGCGCGCTGCACGAGATCCTCCAGCACTTCAAGGAGCGGAGCTGCAACCTGCGCCGCATCCAGTCGCGCCCGCTGCCCGGCGAGGGCTGGGAGTACGTGTTTTACGTCGAGGTCTCCGGTCACGTGACCGATCGGAACCTCGTCGCCGCCCTCGAGGGGATCAAGCGAGAGGCGAAGATGCTCAAGATCGTGGGCTCTTTCCCGCTCGAGCGGCCCATGCCCGCCACGCCCGAGGGAGAGGATCGTCGTCGAACGTCATGACCTTTGCGGCTCCTCGCGCCCGCGCGGCGCGTTTCCTTGCTTGGGCCCTCGGAACCACGCTCCTCGCCCTCGGGCCCTCCGCCTGCGGGGGCGGGGATCAGAACCTCGTCCTCGTGGGCGGTCGGCAGATCGATCCTGGCGTGATCGACAAGGACCCGATCGCGCTCCTGCCGTCGAACCCCGTGATGCTGGGCTACCTCGACGCGGCGGCGATGTTCCACTCGAGCCTCGGGCCCGACGTCGGCTCGATCATCACCTCGGTCCTGCCGCTCGGCCCCGAGTCGAACTTCGTGCCGTCGCGCGACGTGACGAAGATCTACGGCGGGATCTACGCGATGCAGGGCGCCGATTTCTGCGCGGTGATCCAGGGCAATTTCGACGTGGCCTCGATCCAGCGCGCCGCCGAGGCGCGCGCGAACGTGAGCTCGGGCTTGCCGCTCGTGCGATCACGTTACGCCGACATGGACCTGTACACGGCGGGGAACGTGGGGTTCGTGCTCCTGACGCCGCACACGGCGCTGACGGGCAACGAGACAGGGATGCGGCGCGCGCTCGATCGGCTGCGAACGACGGAGATCAAGCGCGCGGTGCCGCCGTGGATGATCGATCTGCTCCACACGCCGAACGCAGCCTTCGCGCTCGCAGGCGACATCAGCGGGCAGGGGACGGTGGAGGCCGCGACGCAGAAGATGCCGTTCCTGACGGGCCTGCAGAAGGTGCGGACGATCGGCAATTTCCAGCCGCCAGGCATGAACTTCGCCGGCTCGTTGACGTACGCCGACGCGGCGTCGGCCGCAGCCGGGACGACGAACCTCGCCGATCTGCAGAAGCTGACGGGCTTCATGGGGCTCCTGTCATCCCTCGGGCTCATGGGCCCCGTGCCGCAAATGCAGGTGGCGCAGCGGGAGAACGACGTCGCGTTCACGATGCCCGTGGACACCTCGTTCGCGCGTTTCCTGCTGGGCATGCTCGGCGACGTCGCGAAGAAGGCGACGACGGGGCAAGCGCCGTCGAGCGGCTGGGTCTGGCCGTTGCTCTCACACTGACGGGCGCCGCGCCGGGATCAGTCCGATGACGACCAGTCCGACGTCGTCGTCGGCTCGGGCTTCCTGCGTGGTTTTTCCGGCACGGCGGCGTGGATGTTGATCCGGCGCGCGTCGCCCGAGAGCCGCCACGCGAGGATCTGGAACAACCCCAGCGCCGAGAGCCCCGTCGCGGCCACGAAGGCCACGGCGGCGAGGATCGTGCTCGTCGGGCTTTGCCATGTCGCGAATGCGCCCGGGTAACTCAGGTCCGAGAGCGCGAGCTCCGTGCCGAGGCCCGAGAGCACACCGAGGCCCACGTACGTGCCTGCGCCCGTCGTCTCCGAGCCCATGAAGCCCACGAGCGCCGCGGCGACCACGAAGATCGCCACGAACGAGCCGATCGTCGCGAGCTCCGGGGAGAGCGGGGCCACGCGGAGCACCGTCAGGATCAAGAAGGGCAGGGCGCAGACGAAGGCGGCCGCGAGCAACCAGCGTGCGCCGGCGTAGGCGCGGTAGCGGGCGCGGAAGAGCAGGGCCGCGGGCAAGGCCGTCGCGGCGAGCAGGCGCGCGAAGCCGAGCACGGGCGCGCCCGCAGCGATGCCCGCGGCGGGGCCGGCGCCGCCGAGGCCCACGACGGCCGCGAGCGTGCCGAGCAGGAGCATGGCCACGGCTCGATGGCGATAGCTCACGCGGGTGAGCGCGGCTGCGAGCGTCACGCCGCCGAAGAGCAAACAGGAGAGCGCCGCGTTTGTCCCGCCGGGCCGCACGCCCAGGTACGGGAGCGCGCCGAGCCCCGCGAAGCCGAGGCCCACGGCGGCGCACCAGAACCGCGCGGCCTGGCGCGAGGGCTCGATGGGCGCGAGGTCCTCCATGAGCGCCTCGGACGCGAGCAGCGGCTTCTGCGGCGTCTCTCGCGGGCGCTCCTCGTTGCGGGGCGTGGGCGGGGACGAGGGCGGCGGGGACGAAGGCGTCGCCGAGGTCGCCGGGGTGGCCGGCGCGTCCGCGGCGGGCGGGGCGGCCACGCGGGAGACTTCGCTCACGGCGACCCCGTCGGACGAGGCCTCGATGCCCTCTGCGACGGCGGCGGCGCCGTCCGTGACGGCGGCGGGCTCGCGCGGCTTCGATCGGGGCGCACTGGCAGGTGCCGCCTCGGGGGGCTCGGCTTCGGCGCGGGGGGCGCTTTGCGGGGGCGCTGTCATGGCTTCGCCAAGGCGGGCCGATGGGGGCGGCTCGGTCGGAGCCGTTCCTGCGGGGACCGTCCTCGACGAGGCCGGGCTGTCCATGTTCTGCGCTGGAGAGGCCATCTGGATCGCCCGCGGTCGATCAGGTACCGCCCGGAGCATACCCCCGGAGGGCGTCGAGCGTCGTGGGGTTTTCGGCGAAGGCGAGGCGGGCGACAAGGGTGCGAGCGAATTCTCGCACACTCTGGAAGCCCTGGGGATCCGTCCGTAGCGTGGATTCGTCCATGTAGAGCCGTCGACTGATCTCGACCTGGATGGCGTGGATGCCGCTCGCTGGGGTCCCGTAGTGGCCCGTCGAGAATCCACCGCGATAGGGGTCGTCGTGGCGCACGGTGTAGCCGCAAGAACGCGCGTGTCGATCCACCATGTCGATCACGGCGGCCGAGGCGCTCGTCCGTCCGCGGGTGCCGGGGACGATGTCGGCGCGGGCGACGCCGGCGTTTTCGTGTCCGCGGCGGGGCTGGCTCGGCATCGAGTGGGCGCAGAGCAGGATGGCGAAGCCGAAGCGGGCGCGCTTGCGAGCGAGGAGCTGCTCGAGCACGCGGTGGTAGGGGCGGTAGACGAGGTCGAGGCGGCGCTCGAGCTCGGCGCGGGGGAGCCTGCGGGCGAGGATGGGCTCGCCGTCCGTGGTGAGGCGCCAGATGAGGCCGCGTGGCCAGGGCGCGCGGCCTCCGCCGTCGACGGCGTCGAGGTCCACGTCCTGCTCGCCGCGGTTGAGGTCGACCACGTATCGGCTCGCTCGCGCGTAGATGAGCGTCGCGCCTTCCATGGGCGCGTCCTCGAAGAGGGCGTCGACGTGCAGGTCGGCGTCGCGGGCGATGCTGCGCGCGGGCGCGATGGTGAACGAGAGGGTCTCGGCGTCGAGGGAGAGGCCTGCGTGGGGCACCTCGACGACCACCGGGGTCTCGCCCCCTTTGGGTTCGATGACCTCGAACTGCGGATGGGGCGCGACGCCGACGGCGGAGCGCAGCCCCCACTCTTCGTATCGGGGATCGACCACGGCGAACACTCTTACCCCATCCATCGCCCGGCCGCAGGTGGAGCGCTCGTCCGGAGCACGGAAGGGCCTCTTGTCTCGGCCGCGCGTCCGCCCCACGTAGCGACCTTCCGTCCGCGCCACCTGCTTGCGGTTTTCTTCGGCGGGGCTGGCAGGGGCGGTAGGCTCGGCGCGTGGACCTTCACGCCTGGGTGGATGCGTACCTGGATCACCTGCGTGTCGAGCGCGCGCTCTCGCCCCGCACGCTGGAGGCGTACGCGCGGGATCTCGGCAAGCTCTGCGCTTTGTGCGAGGGGCAGGGGATCACGTCGCCGGCGGAGCTCGACGCCACGGTTGTCTCGACGTACCTGGTGGAGCTCGGCAAGCAGGGGCTCGGGGCGCGTTCGGCGACGCGGCACCTCTCGGCGGTGCGTGGGTTCTCCAAGTTCTTGCTGCGGGAGCGGGCGATCTCGGCGAACCCGGCGGCGCTCGTCGAGCGGCCCCGGACGAGCCGCAAGCTGCCGAAGGTGCTCTCCGTGGAGGAGATCGAGCGGATCCTGGAGGCGCCGGATCGAGCTTCGTTTCGAGGCCTGCGCGACCGGGCGATGCTGCACGTGATGTACGCGGCGGGGCTACGCGTGAGTGAGGTCGTGGGCCTCAAGATCGCGGACATCGATCGCAAGCAGGGCGTGGTGTTCGCGTTCGGCAAGGGCAACAAGCGGCGGATCGTGCCGCTCGGGGAGCCTGCGCTCGACGCGCTCGATGCGTATCTGGCCGTTCGCAAGGATCACCCGCGCGCGGCCATGACGCCCGCGCTTTTCCTGTCGCCGCGGGGCAAACCGCTGACGCGGCAAGGTGTGTGGAAGTTGCTCGGCGCCTACGCGCGTGGCGTGGGGGTGACGAAGCCGAGCTCGCCGCACAAGTTGCGGCACTCGTTCGCGACGCATCTGCTCGAAGGAGGCGCCGATCTGCGCAGCGTGCAGGCCCTCCTGGGGCACGCGGACATCACGACGACCGAGATCTACACGCACCTGACGGACGATCACGTGCGCACCGTTTACAAACGGTCGCATCCTCGTTCCTGATGCATCGACCACATCGTGGTCGATGCACCAGAGGTCCAGGGCTTGCCCTGGTCCAGGTCCAGGGGTGGACAACCCCTGGTCGGGGTCCGGGGTGAAACGCCGGCGCTACGCTGTAAGCTTGCAGCTACTTGAGGATCGAGCCGAGGTCTTGCTCGACCTGCTCTGCCGTCTGCGCGGGGACCTTCGCGTAGAGGCGCGTGCGCTCGGTGCGCACGAAATAATCCGGTTTGCCTGCGGGATCCGCGGCCGGGACACGCACGAGCTCGAGGAAGCCGAGCGACGAGCCCGCCGCGTACTCCACGCGGAGCACGTCCTGCTTGCCCGCGGGCTCGTTCATCACGTAGTCCGTCGGCCGCAGCCGATCGAGCTTCGCCATGAAGTTCGCCGCCGTCTCGTCCTTTTGATCGGCTGCTGCGGGATCTGCCCAGAACCGCTTGCCCTCGGGCCCGCCGCGCACGAGCTTTCGCTTCTTCTCGCCGGCCGAGAGCTCCGCCGACGAGATCTCGGCCTCCTTGAAGCCGTGCAGCTCCCGCTCCACGAGGCGCGACTCGGCCGTGTCGAGGTCTCGCATGGCGGCGCCGTCGATCACGTAGGCCTCGCCCGACTGCGGATCACGCACGTACCTGTCGCCGCCGCCGGGCGTCGTGCCGCCCAGCACGAGCTTGCGCTCGGCGCCGCCGATCGTGACCGTGAGCGTGCCCTCGGGCTCCGCGAGCCCGAACTCGGCTGCGCGATCGTCCGGGATGCGGCCGAGCGCGCGGATCGCCTTCAGCGGCGCGAGCGCGTCGACGAGCTTCTGGGCCACGCCCACGCCGACGAACTCGGTCTTCGTCTTGGCGCCGGGCGCGGGCGGCGGCGCGCCTGCGTCGGGGTTCACGGGCGGAGGGGTCGCCTCGCGCTCGAGCGTCCCGAGGTAATAGGCGCCGAGTTTGTCCGACTTCGTCTCGAGCGAGACCTTGCGGTTCTTGCCCTCGAAGACGACCTTCACGACGTCGGCGGGCCGGCCGGGCCACACCGTCGCTTCGGTCTGCACGAGCGCCTTCGGCTGCTCGTCGCGGGTCCACACGGCCACCGCGCTGGCCGACGCCAGCACGAAGAGCCCCACGTGGACGAAGAGGCCGCGTCCCACGTTCATGCCTTCCTCCCGGCCGTGCGGCGCGATCGCCGCGTCACGAGGAGCCCCACGCCGAAGAGGAGCGCTGGAGCCCCGATGATCGTCCCGTAGAACCAGAACACGTCCTTCTGCTTCGTGTGCTCGATCCGCACGTCCTCGGGCGTCACGATCTCTCCGCTGAAGCTCTCGTCGCCGCCGAGCCAGCGCACCGCGTCCACCACGAAGAGCTGGTTCGTCTCGGCGACGCCGAGCGCGAGGTCGCTGAGCGCGTCCGCGTCTGCGACCACGAAGGCGCGCATCTCCTGCGGGCCCTTCACCTTCGACTTGTCCGCGCCGTCGCCGATCGGCTTCGTCACCGCGGCGGCGAGGTTGTGCGTCGTCTTCTTCTCGTCGCCGTCGAGCTCGTAGTTGCCGTTCTTGTCGGCGAACACGCCTCCCGACGAGCGGAGCACGAAGTCCACCTTCGGCTCGGATCCGGCTTTCTTGTCGAGCGAGCCCGCGACGGGCACGAGCACCACCGCGCGCTGCGAGACGCGGCTGAGCGTCGAGACCGAGGCGTGCGACGAGAAGCGGTTCGACACGAGGTTCGCCTTGTCCGAGGCGTTGCGGCGCCGCGGCACGAAGAGCTGATCCGTCGTGGCGAGCACCGTCGGATCGAACGAGAGATCCGCGATCGCGGCGAGCGGGGCGAGGTCGCCCTTCGTCTCTGGATCCAGCGCGAGGAGCAGCTTGCCGCCGCGCGCCGCGTACTTCTCGAGCGAGGTGACCTCCTCGGGCAAGAACGCCTGCGTCGGGCCGAGCACCACGACGATCGACGCGTCCTCGGGCACCGTGTTGGCGAGGCCCTGCGGCATGCCGAGGTCCTTCACGACGTAGTTCTGGCTCTCCAGCAGGCGCCGCAGGATCTTCGCCGTCCGGCCCTCGGCTGCCGCCGCGCCCGCGGCCTCGTTGAGCTCGCCGTGCCCGACCGTGAAGTAGGCCGTGCGTTGCTCCTTCATCGCCTTGAGGAGGGCCTTCTGGAAGTCGGCGTCGAGCGTCTTCAGCTTCGCCGCCGCCTTGTTCATCTCCTTGTCGAGCGTGAGCGTCTCGCGCGTCGGCCCGCGCAGGATCACGATCACCGCGTCCTGCGTGACCTTGTTGTCCTTCGCGAGCTGCGGGTGGAGCAGCCGGTCGTAGAAGCCGTACTTGAAGTTCGGCGCGCTCCTCGCGATGTCCGCGAGGTAACCCTCGACCTCCGTACCCACGTCGTTCAGGGGCGGGAAGAACGCGCGCACCTCCACGGTGTCCGGCGCGCTCGTCACGATCTTCTTCGTCGACTCGCTGGCCTTCGCCGTGCGGAAGTACGAGAAGTCGGCCTTCACGTCGAGCTCGCCGGCCGCGTACGTGAACAGCGCCGCGTAGGCCACCGCGAGCGAGAGCGACAGGCCCGCGATGGTCGCCGCGCGCACGCGACGGACCTCCACGCGGGGCGCGCGCCGCATGGGCGCGAGCGCGATCTCGCCGAAGACGAGCGGCAGGACCGACACGAGGATCAGGACGACCCACGCGACCGTGCTGGCCCCGTCGAAGCGGGCGCGTTTGTCCGGGGTCGCGTCGAGGATCCCGAGCGCGCGCCTGCCGACCTCGGTGTTCGCCGCGAAATAGATCGCGAGCGCCACGAGCCCGAGCGCCGAGAAGATCGAGAGCGTGCGCTCGATCTTGCGCCGCTCCGGATCCTTCTCGCCCGACGCGTGTACGAACCGGAGCGCCGTCGCCCCCACGGCGCCGAGCGCGCCGAGCGCGGAGAACACGAGCCGCGCCGACTCGATGTTGCCGAGCAGCCGCTCGCCGATGAAGACGAGCACGAGCGAGCCCACGAACGCGGGCACGAGGAAGGGCGCCCAGCCCGGCGCCGCGGCGGGCTTCTCCGCGCTGCCTGCCTTCGCCTCGGGCGCCTTCTCGGCGGCCGGGGCCGCCTCTTTCGGTTTCAGCGCCATCGCCGCGCCTCCAGCGTCTTGGTGGCCGCGAGCAGGAAGAAGTACGTGACGGCCACGTAATAGACCACGTTCTCGAGCTTCAGGACCCCGGTCATGAAGGGGAACTGCCGCTGATGGTGCAGCGCGAGCCCGGAGAGCACGCTGTTCACCGGCGGCTCGGTCACCTTCGCGACGAGCCAGAGCGTCACCATCACCGCGAGCATGAGCCCGCCGAGGATCGCCGCCATCACCTGGCTACGGCTCACGGCCGAGGTGAACATCCCGATCGAGAGCGCCGCCGAGCCGAGCAGCACGATGCCCGCGTAGCCCACGGCCACGTGCCCGAGGCTCACCTTGCCGTTCACGAAGATGAGCAGCGGCATGTACACGCTGATCAGCGTGATGAGCGCGATCATCGCGAGCGCCGCGAGGTACTTGCCCACGATGATCTCGATGTCCCGGATCGGCGCCGTGTTGAGCAAGACCAGCGTGCCGCGCTCCCGCTCCCCGGCGAGCAGCGGGATCGACATGAGCACCGCCACGATCATCGTGACGCCGCTCGCGCCGTTGAAGAACTCGCGCAGCACGTCGGCCGACATGCGCGACCCCGAAAGGCCGTTCGCGCTGAACCATACGCCCTCGACGAGCAGCGCCGCGGCCCCGATGGCCCAGCCGAGCAGGGATCGGCCGTACGAGCCGATCTCTCTCCCCGCGACGAGCAGAGCATTTCTCATGTCCCGCTCCCGTCCTCTTTCTCTGCCGCGGCGTCCTTCGCCCCGGCATCACCCTCGCCGGCCGAAGCGCGCGCCTTCTTCGCGCCCTTCTTGCCGGCCCGCCTCTTCCTCGGCGCGGCCTCTGTGCCGTCGCCCTTCGTCTCGGGGCCCGCGAGCTCCAGGAACACCGTCTCGAGCTCCCGCTCGCCGCGGCGCACCTCGAGCAGCCCGATCCCGGCCGTCACGAGCGCGTGGCACACCGCCTCGCGCGCGTCGCCTCCGGACTCGATCTGGAGCGTGACGACGCCCGCGCCCTCCTCCGTCGCGTCGATCACCTCGACCGACACGACGCCCGAGACGGCGCTCGCGGCCTCCTTGGCCTTCTCCTCGTCGCCGCGCACCGTCACCTCGACGCGCTGGTTCTTGAGGAGCTTCGAGCTGAGCTCGGCCTCGGTGCCGCTCGCGGCGATCTGGCCCTCGCGGATCACGAGGATGCGGTCGCACGTCTCGCTGATCTCGCCGAGAATGTGGGAGGACAAAAGGATCGTGTGTTCGCCCTTGAGGCCGCGGAGCAGCTCGCGCATCTCCACGATCTGCACGGGATCGAGGCCGCTGATCGGCTCGTCCAGCACGAGCAGCTTCGGCCCGTGCACGATGGCCTGGGCGATGCCGACGCGTTGCTTGTACCCGTGCGACAGGGACGCGATGAGCTGGTCCTGCACCTCGGCGAGCCCCGTCGCCTCGAGCACCTCGGGCACGCGTTTGTCCGCGGAGGCCTTCGAGAGGCCCCGCAGGCGCGCGGCGAAGTGCAGGTAGGCGCGGACCGTCATCTCGCCGTAGAGCGGAGGTGTGTCCGGCAGGTAGCCGATCAGCGACCGCACCTCGTGTGGGCTCTCCACGACGTCGAGCCCGTTCACGCGGACGGAGCCCGACGAGGGGAGGAGATCACAGGCGAGGATGCGGAGCGTGGTGGTCTTTCCGGCGCCGTTGAGCCCGAGCAAGCCCACGATCTCGCCGGCTTCGATGGAGAACGAGAGCGGCCCGACGGCCCTCCTCTCCCCGTAGTACTTGTAGAGGTCGACGATTTCGATCACGGCAAAAGCCTTCGTCATGCGTCGCCGTTTCCCCGGCGACGGCGCCCTTATAACAGAAGCTCGGGCCCGTGATTCCCGACCTCGTCGGGATCCGACGCCCCGAAGCGCCCTCGACCGCCCAGGGCAGCCGCGCCCGGGGGGCGAGCCTCGCCGCTCGGGGGGATCCCTCGGTACGTTCAGCGTTTCCACGCGATCCCGCTCATCGGCCTTGCCGCCGGGCCGGGCCCGCGAGAAGAGCCGCGCCATGACGGCGCGAGCCATGTTTCCAGGTCCCCGCAACGCTTTCCTCGCGGTCGCCGCGATGGCCCTCGGCATGGCCTGCATGCAGGGAAGCCGTCCGCCCGAGGTCGCGCCGCGCGGCACGCTCGTGCCCGGCGCGGCAGACGGCGCGACGACCGTCGATACACGCGGGGCCTTTGGCGTCGTGTTCGGTACGCCGCGCGGCGAGACGATCGACCCGCCCGAGGTGAGCCTCGTCTTCAACCGCCCGATGCGCCCGCTCGAGCTCGCGGGGGACGAGAGCGCGCCGCCCGCGTCGATCTCGCCCGCCGTGCCCGGACGATGGCAGTGGGTCGGCACGAACGCGCTCTCGTTCGTGCCGGAGAAACGGCTGCCGCGCGCCACCGCCTTCGTCGTCAAGGTCCCGGCCGGCACGAAGGCGCTCGACGGTTCCACGCTCGAGAAAAACTTCGAGCTCCGCTTCACGACGGCGCGGCCCGAGGTCACGTCGGTCGAGCCTTACGATGGGTCGGATGGCCTGCGGCCCGACGCGAAGTTCACGCTCCGCTTCAACCAGCCCGTCGACGATCGCGCGATCGAGCGCGCCGTGTCGGTCATCGTCGCCGAGAAGACGCGCGCGTTCTCCCTGCGTCGCCCCGATCCGCAGAACGAGCAGCTCGTGGAGATCGTCCCGCGCGCGCCGCTGCCGCTCGAATCGCAGATCTTGCTCGACGTGAAGGGCCTCGCGGGCAAGGAGGGGCCCCTCCCCGCCGCGAAGGAGGAGCGCTTCACCTTCATGACCTACCTCCCGCTCGCCGTGAAGGAGCTGCCGTGTGATCACGACACGCCGCGCGGCAAGTGCGCGCCCGACGGCGGCGTCGGCATCTACCTCACGACGCCGGTCAAGCTCGGCGATCTGAAGAAGGCCGTGCGCTTCGAGCCGAAGATCGCCGTCACGTGGCCCTCGTGGCTCGACGACGATCACACGACGAGCGGCGTCACCGTCTACGGCGCGTTTCCCCCGGGGAAAAACGTCAAGGTCATCGTCCAGAAGGGCCTCAAGGACGAGCACGGGCAGACGCTCGGGGCCGACTACCGCGGCGACGTCGCCTTCGACGATCTCTGGCCCAAGGCCGACATCGGCCTGCGCGGCAGCGTCTTCGAGCCCGCCGCGCGCCGCGAGATCCCGATCGACTCCATCAACACGAACGACCTCGAGCTCGTCGTCGCCCCGCTCTCACCCGCGGACGCGATCCGCCTGCAGGACGATCCGTACGGCGCGGGCCGCGCGCCCTCGTACAAAGACATCCTCGCTTTGCCCGGCGCGAAGGTCTCGAAGCTCGCCGCGAACGCGCCGCTCAACAAGCCTTCGCGGCACGCCGTGAAGACCGAGGAGGCGCTCGGCGGCAAGGACGCGCGTGGCGCGATCGCGCTCGGCATCCGCTACACGGGCTGGCCCGGATCGAACCACCAGCGCGTCGTGACGAACACCGCGATCGCCAAGGTTAGCGATCTCGCGGTGAGCGGCAAACTCTCGGCGCGTGGCTCGCTCCTGTGGATCAGCCGCCTCTCGTCGGCCGCTCCGGTCAAGGGCGCCGAGGTCTCGATCCAGACGCCCGGCGAGGCGCCGATCGGCCCGCTCCGCTCCGACGACAGCGGCTTCATCACGCTGCCGAAGGAGGTCTGGTCCCGCGGGAGCTCGGCCGCGGACAGGTCCGTCATCGTCATCAAGGACGGCAACGATTGGACCTACAAGCATCTGACGGACACGCTCGACAGCTGGCGCTTCGACATGCAGGTCGATCCGGGGCCGGACCGGCCGTTCGGCCTCATGTTCACCGATCGCGGCATCTACCGGCCCGGCGACACGGTCCACATCAAGGGCATCTTCCGCAAAGAGGGCAACCCAGGCACCGTCACGCCCGCGGGCCTGCCCGTGGAGATCAGGGTCGAGGGCCCCGACGGCGACGAGATCTCCTCGCGCACCGAGACGCTCTCGCCCTTCGGCACCACGTCGATCGACGTCGCCGTTCCACGCGCGGGGAGGCTCGGGACGTACTCGATCCGCGCCACGGTGCAGGAAGGGAACCCGGGCTGGGCCGACGTGAGCTCCGACTTCGAGGTCGCCGAGTACCGCCCGGCCGAGTTCGCGGTCTCGGTCGAGAGCGACAAACCGAGCTACGTGCGCGGCGACAAGGCGAAGTGGATCGCGCGCGGCGATTACCTCTACGGCGCGCCCATGGCCGGCGCGGATGCGCGCGTCGTCGTCACGCGCGGCGAGGCCACGTTCCGCCCGCCGAACACCGATGGTTTCACCGTCGACGAGGACACGTTCCACGCGGACTTCACCGATCGATCCACGCGAGAAGGCGAGATCCACAGCCGCACGGACAAACTCGACGGCAAGGGCACGCTCCCGATCGAGGCCACGCTCGCGCTCCCGGGCCAGCGCGGACCCGAGCGCGTCACGGCCGAGGCCGAGGTAAACGACGTCTCGCGCCAGTACATCGCGGGCAGCACCACGGCCATCGTGCACCCGGCCGAGTTCTATGTCGCGCTGCGCACGGGGGCCGACCTCTTCGTCGACGCGGGCAAACCTGTCAGCCCCGAGGTCTTCGCCGTCGATCCCAGGGGCGCGCGTGTCGCGGGTGTCCCCATCAAGCTCGAGCTCGTGTCGCGCACGTGGAGCGTCGCGAAACAAGCGACCTCCGGCGGCCTCGCGCACACCGTGGCCGAGCCCGTCGATCGTGTCGTCGAGAGCTGCACGGTCACGACCACCAGCGGCGACAAACCTGCCTCGTGCAAGCTCACGCCGGCCGCGTCGGGCTACCACATCGTCCACGCGACCGCGGTCGACGCGCGGAAGAACCCGGTCGGCGCCGCGGATCCGCTCTACGTCTTCGGCGGCGCGAGCGGGGGCGGCTTCGGCGACAGCGACAGGCTCGTCGTCGAGCTCGTCGCCGACAAGGAGAGCTACGAGGTCGGCGACAAGGCGCGCTTCCTCGTGAAGTCGCCGTTCGCCGCCGCCGAGGCGCTCGTCACCGTCGAGCGCGCCGGCATCCTCTCGCAGCGTCGCGTGAAGCTCGGCGGCGCGATGCCGACGATCGAGA of the Polyangium spumosum genome contains:
- a CDS encoding ABC transporter ATP-binding protein, which gives rise to MTKAFAVIEIVDLYKYYGERRAVGPLSFSIEAGEIVGLLGLNGAGKTTTLRILACDLLPSSGSVRVNGLDVVESPHEVRSLIGYLPDTPPLYGEMTVRAYLHFAARLRGLSKASADKRVPEVLEATGLAEVQDQLIASLSHGYKQRVGIAQAIVHGPKLLVLDEPISGLDPVQIVEMRELLRGLKGEHTILLSSHILGEISETCDRILVIREGQIAASGTEAELSSKLLKNQRVEVTVRGDEEKAKEAASAVSGVVSVEVIDATEEGAGVVTLQIESGGDAREAVCHALVTAGIGLLEVRRGERELETVFLELAGPETKGDGTEAAPRKRRAGKKGAKKARASAGEGDAGAKDAAAEKEDGSGT
- a CDS encoding MG2 domain-containing protein translates to MTARAMFPGPRNAFLAVAAMALGMACMQGSRPPEVAPRGTLVPGAADGATTVDTRGAFGVVFGTPRGETIDPPEVSLVFNRPMRPLELAGDESAPPASISPAVPGRWQWVGTNALSFVPEKRLPRATAFVVKVPAGTKALDGSTLEKNFELRFTTARPEVTSVEPYDGSDGLRPDAKFTLRFNQPVDDRAIERAVSVIVAEKTRAFSLRRPDPQNEQLVEIVPRAPLPLESQILLDVKGLAGKEGPLPAAKEERFTFMTYLPLAVKELPCDHDTPRGKCAPDGGVGIYLTTPVKLGDLKKAVRFEPKIAVTWPSWLDDDHTTSGVTVYGAFPPGKNVKVIVQKGLKDEHGQTLGADYRGDVAFDDLWPKADIGLRGSVFEPAARREIPIDSINTNDLELVVAPLSPADAIRLQDDPYGAGRAPSYKDILALPGAKVSKLAANAPLNKPSRHAVKTEEALGGKDARGAIALGIRYTGWPGSNHQRVVTNTAIAKVSDLAVSGKLSARGSLLWISRLSSAAPVKGAEVSIQTPGEAPIGPLRSDDSGFITLPKEVWSRGSSAADRSVIVIKDGNDWTYKHLTDTLDSWRFDMQVDPGPDRPFGLMFTDRGIYRPGDTVHIKGIFRKEGNPGTVTPAGLPVEIRVEGPDGDEISSRTETLSPFGTTSIDVAVPRAGRLGTYSIRATVQEGNPGWADVSSDFEVAEYRPAEFAVSVESDKPSYVRGDKAKWIARGDYLYGAPMAGADARVVVTRGEATFRPPNTDGFTVDEDTFHADFTDRSTREGEIHSRTDKLDGKGTLPIEATLALPGQRGPERVTAEAEVNDVSRQYIAGSTTAIVHPAEFYVALRTGADLFVDAGKPVSPEVFAVDPRGARVAGVPIKLELVSRTWSVAKQATSGGLAHTVAEPVDRVVESCTVTTTSGDKPASCKLTPAASGYHIVHATAVDARKNPVGAADPLYVFGGASGGGFGDSDRLVVELVADKESYEVGDKARFLVKSPFAAAEALVTVERAGILSQRRVKLGGAMPTIEIPVTEDLRPNAFVSVLLVRGRTKPAPTSPKDPDVGAPAFRMGYAPLLVNPEKRRLKIAITPSKTEARPGENVEVDVLVRDHAGKAARAEVTFYAVDEGVLSLVGYKTPDPIEVFGAPRPLRVTSLEVRAALARVFRPYGDLGADKGLDGGDGGGGTSVRRDFRASATFVPAIVTDDSGRAKVKFRLPDTLTTYRLMAVTAAEDDRFGFAENRVVASRPLMARPALPRFLRAGDSLDASVVVSSKGIGKTTATVEIKLDGLTLSGDAKRSIDLAAGAPVEVRFPLTAPKAGKAKIGFVVRATESGKALEDAVEVEREVKVPLSPEAVALYGDTTSESAEKLGDLSAIRDDTGGLELSMASTALVGLGGGVEQLVDYPYGCTEQLVSKLVPLLPLRDLAVDFKIPLPKNTDAIIGVTVAEILKHQRGDGGFGMWVGSDRSNLWASTYALWGLGEAKRRKVDIPPSVIDAAARHVHDALDELDDVFARATAPFILDVLAENRHPDTGRTTRLFEERKTLPLFSQAFLLHAMVAGKHDRASIEALANELEGSLRLDANVARATTNLGDKYAVLMDSDTRTTALVLRALLAARPDHPIAARLAMGLLADRKGGAWRNTQETAWSLVALDAYRKAQEKTTPDFVAHVFLGQAEIATPAFRGRDVTQARLSLPAERLTSAGGSVLSFDLDGSGRLFYEARLRYARKELPKTPLDRGFFVEKTLRAVKPEELAGLLAAPPGKGATSFPGGQLVLGEIVVVTPSPRDYVVVDDPLPAGFEPVDARLATTASAANLDEDEGDPEDAFYEEGGYDAVATGRAFLSSRYLRELRDDRVLFMIDRMPAGMYRYRYLARATSIGSFVLPPARAEEMYAPEVFGRTAAGTITVTATK